GCAGTTCACCAGGGTAAACAAAACAAAAAAAAGGGAGATAATCTGTCTAAATCGCATACTATTTTATGATATTATATGGTCCTTAGCAAAGACAGTACCACGTCACATAATTTTCCACTGGAGGTAAAATATGTACGGGCGATTGCTTTTAAGAGACATCTATAAGTATAACATAAAGTGATACGACTAAATTACCGCCCTTGTACACTAAAATTTAGCTGGACGTCAATCCTATCGTCGTACCGTTTGGAATAACCGCATTCTTCTTAACGACCACGATGCCATCACAAATGGTATAAGTAGCGTGGTTAGCATTTAAGAGATGCGGGCCGCCATTAATTCGCACATCATTGCCAATACGGCAGTTTTTATCCAAAATCGCATTTTCGATATAACACCGCTCACCCACACCTACTACGGGAACATTTTTCCGCTTGGCCTCCTCCATATCGACAAGATCTTCATAATAATCGGATCCCATCATATAGGTGCCTCGCACCACAGATCCTGTCCCGATACGCGAACGAACCCCAACAACCGAGCGGTCGATCTTATCAGCCTGAATAATACATCCATCGGAAATAACCGAATTGATTAATGTTGTTCCCGATATTTTTGACGGTGGCAACATTCTCGGACGTGTGAAAACCGTATTTTTGTCAAATAAGTTAAAGGCTGGGATATTATCGGTCAAACCAATATTCGCTTCATAGAAAGACCCTATTGTTCCAATATCAGTCCAATAGCCCTCAAATTGGTAACTCAGCACCCTATGGGTTTCGATCGCATCCGGAATAATTTCTTTACCAAAATCCATCCCTTCATTTTCCTCGAGCATACGCTTGAGCACGCTCTTAGAAAAAACATAGATCCCCATGGACGCCAGGTATTCTCTCCCTTCACGCTTTAAATGATCGCTCACTTCGGAATTCCAATCCACCAATTGCTCCGTCTTCGGTTTTTCGATAAAAGAAGTAATGTGATTTTTTTCATCAGATTTCAGAATCCCAAAGCCCGTCGCGTCTTTTCCATTCACAGGAATGGTCGCAATCGTCAGATCACCCTCATTTTCGACGTGGAAGTCTACCAAGGCATCAAAATCCATTTGGTACAACTGATCGCCGGATAAGATCAGTATATAATCATAATCAATGCTCGCCAACTTGCGGAACGAGCGACGTACCGCATCGGCTGTCCCTTCAAACCATTTGTCACCATCGTTGGTCTGCTCTGCAGCCAAAATATCGACAAACCCCTTACTAAAAATACTAAAGTTATAGGTGTTTTTAATATGAGAGTTGAGCGATGAAGAATTGAACTGAGTCAATACAAAAATCTTATTGAAACCCGAATTAAGACAATTCGAGATGGGAATGTCCACCAAACGATATTTCCCTGCAATGGGAACTGCTGGTTTAGACCGCTGATCGGTCAATGGATACAGACGTGAGCCCCTTCCCCCGCCCAAGACGATAGCTACTACATTGTGACGTGACATATCAAATTACATTATTTGGTTATATAGACTTATATATTTTGCAGCAGATTTATCCCAAGAAAAATCCAAGCGCATCATTTTACGTTGATTCTCTTCAAACTGCTTTTTGCTTGCGTAAAAAGTGGTAGCACGAATAATAGCTTCCGTAATTACAGGTATTGTCAGACCGTCAAAACCAACACCATAACCGTCGTTATCAAGATCAATTACAGTATCTCTTAGTCCGCCCACGCGATGCACAACCGGCAATGTGCCATATTTCATAGCATAGAGTTGGTTAAGCCCGCAAGGTTCCACCCGGGAAGGCATTAAAAGAAAGTCCGCACTCGCGTACAGCCAATGTGCCAGGTTTTCATCATAACCAAAGAACACGTCCAAATTTTCTACGCCAGCATCAACGAGCAATTTCACACGCGACTGGATCGCAGGATCTCCGGCACCTAGTATAAATATACCTAATCTACCTTGATATTTGGCTGTTAATTCCAAAATTATATCCGGCAGTAAATCAGCACCTTTTTCAGTGGCAAAGCGGCCAATAAAAACGAGCAATGGCAACTTAGGGTCGATGTTATATTGCGTTGCCAAGGCCTCTTTATTTTTCAATTTACCCGCAAAAGCTTGCTTGGCATCATAATTCGCGATTAGCGTATAGTCAGTCGCAGGATCCCATATCTCCCAGTCGATACCATTGACAATTCCGACCGATTTATCCCGCTCATCATAAAAAAGCTGCTGCAAACCATTTGCTTCTACATAAAGCTCTTCCAGATACCCTTCAGATACTGTGGTATACGCATCGCAACATTTGATCATGGCGGCAAGTGGGTTAATTAAACCATCCCAATCCAACAGCCCCCATTTCCAGCTATCGTAAGCAGGTAATAAAACTGCCTTGTTCCACGTAGTCCAACCTTGGTATTGCCCATTATGTACAGTAGCCACAGTTTTTACATCGGCGAGATGAATGTAGTCATGGCTATATTTCATCAAAAAAGGTATTAAGCCGACATGATGATCGTGACAATGCACGATATCAGGCCGTATAGCTTTTTCCTTAAACCAGCTTAATACAGCATGCTGAAACGCCATAAATTGCTCCCCCTCATCCGCATAGCAATACACTTCCTGACGATCGAGTTTGCCTGGAATCTTGATTAAATAGAGCCCAAATCCAAGTATATCCTCTGCCTCCTTGTACACAGTAAAGTTCAACAATTCGGATCCTTGGTAAAAAGAACCCTCGTGAACAACCGTAAAAGCGTGATCCCGAACAAACGGGCGGTCATACCAAGGCATAACGACTGCTGCTTCCCAACCAAGTTTGGCCTGATACTTGGGCAGTGCCCCTACGACATCCGCAAGCCCGCCAACTTTGGCCACGGGATAACATTCTACACTTAAGTGAAAAACTTTCATTAGAATAAGTCCATATTTTATCTGTGTTAAAGGCAAAAAGCTGCCTTCCTATTAGTTGTAACAACGCATTATAACGAACCTGAAAATCAATACCAAGTTCTTATCTAAATCTACACTTATTCCATTACATAATTTTTTGCGCGCTGTGCTAAACAGCGCTAACAGCCTTTTCTTCCGCCGAATTGACACCCTTTAGTTCTTTCTTCCTTTGAAGAACATAACCACCTAATGGCGGCAAATGAACTTGAGCAGATTGTAGCTGATTCATCCAATGCAGGTGTTCAGTATGAATATTTGGCTGATGAATTCCTGAGCCGAAATAGATCAAGTCATCAGAATTGAAAACCACTTCCCATTCTCCAGCATAAGGCAGACCTATGCGAAAATGCTCGCGAACAACGGGTGTTAGGTTCAGCACAACGACTGTATCATCCCACGCATCAAATCCCTTGCGCCAATAGACCACGACTGAATTTTCACGGTCGCCTGCATCTATCCAATCGAAGCCTGATGCTTCAAAAGCTTTTTGATAAAGGCTCGGTTGCACCTTATATAAGGAGTTCAGCTCTGCTACAAATTGTTTCATACCCTGATGCGGAGCATAGTCCAAAAGATGCCAATCCAGCGATTTATTAACGTTCCACTCTGCCGTCTGTCCAAATTCGCCCCCCATAAACAATAATTTTGTTCCTGAAAAAGTATACATGAAGAGATACAATGTGCGGAGATTGGCAAATTTCTGCCATTCATCCCCGGGCATTTTATAAATCAGCGAATGCTTTCCATACACCACCTCATCATGCGACAACGGAAGCATAAAATTTTCGTGAAAAGCATAGACAGTTGCGAAAGTCAGGCGATCATGATGATATTGACGATTAATCGGATCCTCCTTAAAATAATCCAACGTGTCGTGCATCCATCCCATCATCCACTTCATACCAAAACCTAGGCCATCCGCATAAGTAGGCCTGCTCACCCCAGGCCAAGAAGTAGATTCTTCAGCGATTGTCTGCACATGTGGAAAATGACTATATACCGCCTCGTTTAGCTCTTTTAAAAACTGTACCGCTTCTAAATTTTCATTGCCACCATATTCATTGGGAATCCATTCTCCCGCACTTCGGCTATAATCCAGATACAACATAGACGCAACAGCATCTACCCGAAGGCCATCAATATGAAAACGATCCAGCCAGTAAAATGCGTTACTGATCAAAAAAGACCTTACCTCATTGCGGCCATAATTGAAGATATAGGATTGCCAGTCAGGATGAAAGCCTTTCCTTGGATCTTCGTGTTCATATAGACTGCTGCCATCAAATCGATAAAGACCGTGAGCATCACCCGGAAAATGAGAAGGCACCCAATCCAACAACACCCCTATACCTGCTGCATGAAGCTCTTCAATCAAATACATCAAGTCCTGTGCTGAGCCATACCGCGAGCTTGCAGCGAAATATCCTGTGATCTGATATCCCCAAGAAGGATAATAGGGATGTTCCATCAATGGCATAAATTCCACGTGAGTAAAATTCATCTCCTTGACATAAGAAACAAGCTGCACGGCTATTTCCCGGTAATTCAGCAAAGTCTCAGGACTTTCCGGATCGCGCACCCAAGATCCTAAATGTACTTCGTAGACAGACCACGGTTGATCCAATCTGTTTTTAATGACGCGCTCCTGCATCCATTCCTTGTCTTGCCATGCGTACCAAGTCGAATGTACCAGCGACGCAGTCCTGGGTGCAACTTCCCATTTGAATGCAAATGGATCGCCTTTTTCAAGCTGTTCGCCCGAATAGGTCTGAATAACATACTTGTATGCCTCACCATTAGCTAGGCCAGGAATAAATCCCTCCCAGATTCCGCTGCCGTCCCAGCGCACATAAAGCGCATCACGCTCTTTATTCCAGGAATTAAAGTCGCCGGAGACAGCAACAGATTTTGCATTTGGAGCCCAAACCGCAAAATAAACGCCTTTCTCACCGTTGACTTCCAGTTCATGTGAACCGAACTTTTCGTATAATTTAAAGTGCTTACCCGACTGGAATAAGGCGACATCAAATTCAGAAAATAGACTATGCGGAATTACTTCATTGGCCATGTTTAACCTTCTATCAATATATTATCAAATTCACGTGCGACATTAATCCAATATCGCCCCTTTTCATCTTGTTGTACTTTTGTTTCTATGCCATCCGTCTTAACTCGTTTAATACAGAATGGCAAGCCAATTAATTGTAATTTATATTCTTCGTACCGTTCAGTAAATAGACCATCTCTGGTTTGCTTGATCGATAAAGAATCGTTGAGTCCAGATACCGTAAAGCATTTTTCGAGATAAATATCCTGCTCGTAGGCAAAAGTGTCGCCGTGGTCCGAATACACATA
The genomic region above belongs to Sphingobacterium zeae and contains:
- a CDS encoding glycogen synthase, which produces MKVFHLSVECYPVAKVGGLADVVGALPKYQAKLGWEAAVVMPWYDRPFVRDHAFTVVHEGSFYQGSELLNFTVYKEAEDILGFGLYLIKIPGKLDRQEVYCYADEGEQFMAFQHAVLSWFKEKAIRPDIVHCHDHHVGLIPFLMKYSHDYIHLADVKTVATVHNGQYQGWTTWNKAVLLPAYDSWKWGLLDWDGLINPLAAMIKCCDAYTTVSEGYLEELYVEANGLQQLFYDERDKSVGIVNGIDWEIWDPATDYTLIANYDAKQAFAGKLKNKEALATQYNIDPKLPLLVFIGRFATEKGADLLPDIILELTAKYQGRLGIFILGAGDPAIQSRVKLLVDAGVENLDVFFGYDENLAHWLYASADFLLMPSRVEPCGLNQLYAMKYGTLPVVHRVGGLRDTVIDLDNDGYGVGFDGLTIPVITEAIIRATTFYASKKQFEENQRKMMRLDFSWDKSAAKYISLYNQIM
- a CDS encoding glucose-1-phosphate adenylyltransferase; its protein translation is MSRHNVVAIVLGGGRGSRLYPLTDQRSKPAVPIAGKYRLVDIPISNCLNSGFNKIFVLTQFNSSSLNSHIKNTYNFSIFSKGFVDILAAEQTNDGDKWFEGTADAVRRSFRKLASIDYDYILILSGDQLYQMDFDALVDFHVENEGDLTIATIPVNGKDATGFGILKSDEKNHITSFIEKPKTEQLVDWNSEVSDHLKREGREYLASMGIYVFSKSVLKRMLEENEGMDFGKEIIPDAIETHRVLSYQFEGYWTDIGTIGSFYEANIGLTDNIPAFNLFDKNTVFTRPRMLPPSKISGTTLINSVISDGCIIQADKIDRSVVGVRSRIGTGSVVRGTYMMGSDYYEDLVDMEEAKRKNVPVVGVGERCYIENAILDKNCRIGNDVRINGGPHLLNANHATYTICDGIVVVKKNAVIPNGTTIGLTSS
- the glgB gene encoding 1,4-alpha-glucan branching protein GlgB, translating into MANEVIPHSLFSEFDVALFQSGKHFKLYEKFGSHELEVNGEKGVYFAVWAPNAKSVAVSGDFNSWNKERDALYVRWDGSGIWEGFIPGLANGEAYKYVIQTYSGEQLEKGDPFAFKWEVAPRTASLVHSTWYAWQDKEWMQERVIKNRLDQPWSVYEVHLGSWVRDPESPETLLNYREIAVQLVSYVKEMNFTHVEFMPLMEHPYYPSWGYQITGYFAASSRYGSAQDLMYLIEELHAAGIGVLLDWVPSHFPGDAHGLYRFDGSSLYEHEDPRKGFHPDWQSYIFNYGRNEVRSFLISNAFYWLDRFHIDGLRVDAVASMLYLDYSRSAGEWIPNEYGGNENLEAVQFLKELNEAVYSHFPHVQTIAEESTSWPGVSRPTYADGLGFGMKWMMGWMHDTLDYFKEDPINRQYHHDRLTFATVYAFHENFMLPLSHDEVVYGKHSLIYKMPGDEWQKFANLRTLYLFMYTFSGTKLLFMGGEFGQTAEWNVNKSLDWHLLDYAPHQGMKQFVAELNSLYKVQPSLYQKAFEASGFDWIDAGDRENSVVVYWRKGFDAWDDTVVVLNLTPVVREHFRIGLPYAGEWEVVFNSDDLIYFGSGIHQPNIHTEHLHWMNQLQSAQVHLPPLGGYVLQRKKELKGVNSAEEKAVSAV